The following DNA comes from Cellulomonas soli.
CGCCAGCGTCCACGCGCACAGCCGCACGTACCGGGCCATCGTCGTCGGGTCCAGCTGCTCGACCTCCGCCGAACCCTTCCAGTCACGCAGCTGCCGGACGTAGAAGTCCCGCTGCACACCGTCCAGCCCGTGCACCGTCTCCCAGCCGAGGAAGATGTCGCTCGCCGCCTGCATGAGGCGCTGCCCCTCGACGACCCGGCGACCGTGCGGCCCGGCCACCGACCCCGTGTGCTCCTCGAGCACCGAGGCCTGCGCCTCCTTCGCCTGCAGCACCAGGGCGTCGTCCCCCTCGTCGGCCACCACCAGCAGGATCCACGCACGCGTGCCGACGCTGCCCACGCCGACGACCTTGCGCGCCATGTCGACCAGCCGGTACCGCCGGATCAGCCGCTGCCGGTCGGACTGCAACGTCTGCGCGTAGCTCGAGAGCAGGTCGTCCATGTCACGCGCGAGGTCCGCGCGGCCGGCCTCACCCGCCAGGTCCTCGACCGTGCGCACCCACGGCGGGTCGGACACGAAGCGCCGTCGACCCCCCACGACCTCGGTCAACCGCTCCAACGAGCTCGCGTGGTCGCGCCTGCGGGCCTTCTCGACCGTGCGTCGCCCGTACCGTCGGATACCGGTCGCGGCAGACGCCTCCTCGACGTCGAGCCGCGCGTACCAGACGTCGATCTCCGACATCGCGGCGAACCGGCGCATCGCCTCGCGGTAGGCGCCCGCGCACGCCAGCAGGGTCCGCCGGCGGTCCTTCTCGTCGAACCCGTTCGCCCGGGCCGCCACCTCGACGCTCGCGACCAGCCGCTGCACGTCCCACTCGAAGGGGCCGGGTGCGGTCTCGTCGAAGTCGTTCAGGTCGAACAGCAACCGACGCTCCGGCGAGGCGAACAGCCCGAAGTTGCTCAGGTGCGCGTCCCCGCACAGCTGCACCCGCAGCCCCGAGTTCGGGGACGCCGCCAGGTCCGACGCCATCACCACGGCCGACCCGCGCAGGAACGGGAAGGCGCCGGCCGCCATCCGCCCGTAGCGGATCGGGACCAGCTCCGGGACGCGCGACGTCGCCTGGTCCTCGAGCTGGGCGACCGGGTCCCGGTCCGGCCCTGCCACCGCGAGCTCACCGAGCGCCGTCCTGGGGTGCGCCGCACGCAGCGCCCGGCCGGTTCCTGCCCGGTCCGCACGGGACCACCGCGCCTCGGTCGTCATTCCCGCTCCCACCACCGGTCGGGCCACCCCGGCGAGACCACGTCGAGGCCGAAGAGCACGCACACCTGCGCCAGCAGCATGTCGTAGGTCGCCACGGCGTGCACCTCGGGGTGAGCGACAGCCGCGCCCACGTGCAGGGCATGGAACGCCGACACCACGCCCGACACCTTCGCGGCATGCCGCAGCACCTGGTCCGAGATGCGCATGACCTCGAGCCGGTCGGCCACGTCGTTCGCGACGCCGCGCGCGTCGAGGCCACGCGGCCCGGCGATCGCGCGCAGCTCGGTGAGCGCCAGAGGCGTCGTCACCAGCTCGGACTCGTGGCGGGCCGCCCACGCCAACCACTCCGCGCGGCACGGCGCACCCTCGAGGTACCGCGACAGCGCCGACCCGTCGGCGTAGACCCGCGCACCCTCGGACTCCGGCAGGTCGTCGGGCTCCGGATCGATCGCGACGGCCGGAGCTCCCGCACGGACACCGTGCTCCGGCGAGGTCCGGGGCCGGGGGACGACCTCGGACGCCTCGTCCGTCACGGCCGGCACCCTCGTCCAGGCACGACCGACCGCCATCGCCACGAACGGCGCACGACCGGGCACGACGGACACTCCTCCATGATCGCCCAGAACGGCAACGGCCGGCCTCCCGAGCAGGAGACCGGCCGTCGACGGCGACATCAGGGACGTCAGCGGCCGCGCAGACGCTCCATGGCGAGCTGCACGAGCGCGATCAACGCCTGCTTGGTGGCCGCACGCGAACGCGCGTCCGTGTACAGGACCGGCACGTGCGGCGGGATCGCGAGCGCCTCGCGCACGTCCTCCAGCTGGTGCTTGGCGACACCGTCGAAGCAGTTGACACCCACGACGAACGGGATGCCACGGCTCTCGAAGTAGTCGACCGCCGGGAAGCACTGGTCGAGACGGTCGGTGTCGACCAGGACGACGGCACCGATCGCGCCCCGCACCAGGTCGTCCCACATGAACAGGAACCGGTCCTGCCCAGGCGTGCCGAACAGGTACAGCCACAGCGAGCCCGGCAGGGCGATGCGACCGAAGTCCATCGCGACCGTGGTCGTGGTCTTGCGGTCGGACACCCCACCGGCGTCGTCGACGCCGAGGGAGTGCTCGGTCATCGCGGCCTCGGTGTTGAGGGGCTCGATGTCCGAGATGGAGCCGATGAAGGTCGTCTTGCCGACGGCGAAGCCGCCCGCCACGACGATCTTGACGACGGTGGGGGCGACGCTTCCCGCGGTTCCGGCCGGAGCGGCCACCGCGGCGTCAGAGGGCGGAAATGCCATTGAGAACACTCTCCAGCACGCTCAGGGACAGGGCGGGGGACTCACCGGTGTTGACCTCGACCGGCTGCGACGTGTGCACACGGACGAACTGCTGCTCCGCCAGGTCGGACACGAGGATCCGAACGACCCCGAGGGGCAGGTGGAGCAGTGCCGAGAGCTCCGCGACGGAGATGTAGTTGCTCGCGGCGTGATGCAGGATCGCCCGCTTCTCGGGGGGCAGACCCTGGGAGGCCACGGCGCCCGGCATCATCTCGACCAGCGCCTCGAGCGGCAGGTCGGAACGCGACGAGCGCACGCGGCCACCGGTCACGGCATAGGGCCGGACCGTCCTGGCCTCGTACTCGATGTGTTCGCTCATCGCGGCCTCACGCAACCGGTGCCCGGGTCGCACCGTCCACGGGCAGCTGGCCACGCATCTCGGAGATGAGCTGCGGGGTCAGCGTCGCCTCGGTGCGCGAGACGAGCATCGCCATCTCGTAGCCGATGAGTCCGACGTCGCACGACGACTCGGCCACCACGGCGAGGACTGAGCCGTTGGAGACGCTCATCAGGAAGAGGAACAAGTTGTCCATCTCGACGATCGCCTGGCGCACCTCCCCCGCACGAAGCTGGCGGGCGGCGCCACGGGTAAGGCTCGAGATGCCGGACACGATCGCGGCGAGCTGGTCGCCGCTCGTCCGGTCGAGCTGCTCCGACATCGCCATGAGCAGACCGTCGGCCGACACCACAAGCGTGTGGCGAGTGCCGGGCACGGTCCGGACGAAGTTGTCCAGGAGCCAGCCGAAGTTGGCTGCCTCGGTGCTGAGCGCGGTCACACTTCCTCCTTGCTGGTGCAGTCCGAGGACTGCGGGTCGGCCGTCACCATGTCGGGGACGACGTGTTCGGGGTGGCAGACGTCTGAGGTCCGTCGGAGTGGCCGTCGTGGCCGTTCGGGGTGCCCGGGACTGCCTCACGGCGGCCTCGCGACGTCCCAGACTGGAAGCTCGACAGCCGCGAGCGGAGCTCGTCGGCGTCGCGCTGCACGGGCTTGTTCTCGTCCACCGCGACCGTCGACGCCGGGACGGCGACGGGGACACGGCGGGTGAGCCTCTCGGCGGCGCTGCCCATGGCGGCCGGGCGGTACGCCGACAGCTGGCTCAGCTCGGAGAGCGCCTGCTCCTGGATGTCGGAGCGCAGCGCCAGCATGGCGGCGACCTCGTCGTCCAGCGTGCCGATGCGCGGCGCGGTCGACGGCTGCGGCGCAGCCTGACCGACGGGCTGCGGCGCGGGCTGAGCGGGGCGCTGGCCCCACTCCGGGCTGCTCCAGCCGGCGGCGGCAGGTGCCGGTGCCGGTGCCGGCTGGCTCGGCTGCGCTGCGGGAGCCGCCTGAGGGCTCCCCCAGCCGCCGGCCTGACGGCCCCAGCCTGCATCGGGCGCCGGGGCCTTGGCCGGGGCGTCGTTCGTCCAGGCGGACGTCCGGACGGCCGGGGCCGCGGCACCCTGCACGGGCGTGGCCGGGACGGCGGGCGTCGGCGTCGAGTCGGACTTGCGCCGCGTGAACAGGCCGAACAGGCGCCGCGGACGGTCGTCGTCGTCGTACTGACCCTGCTCGCCGTAGGCGGTGGTCGGAGCAGCCTGGGCCCAGCCCGGTGCCACGGGCTCCGGGAGAGGTGCCGGGGCCGGGCGTGTGGGCAGCGGCGCAGGCGTCGACGGCGGAGCCATGACCTGCGGCGCCGGGGCGGGCCTGGTCGCGAACGGCGAGGGGTCCGGGGAGACGGCCTCGCGAGCCTCGACCGGCGAGAACATCTGCGTCGGGGACTCGGTGTCCGCGTAGGGGTGCGCCTCGGCAGCGAGCGTCGGCCACGCGGGTGCGGGCGGCGCAGCGGAACCCTGGACCGGCGCCCAGATGGGCGCCTGCGCGTCCCACGAGGGCGTCGCCTGGGCGACGGGCTCAGGCTGGACCTGCTGCGGCTGAGGCGGTGCGACGGGGGCCGCGGCCGGCGTCGACCACGAGGGGGCTTCCCACGTCGGCGGCTGCCAGGTGGGGGTCTCCCACGCCGGCGCAGCAGCGGCGGCGGGCTCGGGCTGGTACGTCGGCTCGGGCTGGTACGTCGGCTCGGGCTGGTACGCGGGCTCGGCCTGGTACGTCGGCTCGGCCTGGTAGGCGGTCTCTGCCTGGTAGGTCGGCTCGGGCTGGTGCGTCGGCTCGGGCTGGGCCTGGGCCTCCGGCGCAGCCGGGGACGCCTCAGGGACGACCGGGATGGCGCCCGTGTGCCAGGCACGGGACTCGTCGAGCGTCGACTCGAAACCGTCGGACGTGTACGGCTCGTAGGCGTCGTACGCCGCGGGTGCGGCCGGAGCTGCCGCGACCGGGGCGGTCCAGCCGGCGAAACCGCTGTAGGACGTGAACGACGGCGCAGCGGGCTCTTCGGCGACGGGCTCGGCCCAGGGCGCGGCCTGCTCCTCGACGGGCGCTCCCCACGCGGCGGAGGGCTGCTCCTCGACGGGTGCACCCCACGCGGCGGAGGGCTGCTCCTCGACGGGTGCACCCCACGCGGCGGAGGGCTGCTCCTCGACAGGCGCACCCCAAGCGGCGGAGGGCTGCTCCTCGACCGGAGCACCCCACGCGGCCGGCTCGGGCGTCGTCGGGGCCCACTGCTCGTCGGACTCGAGCGCGGGGACCGTGAACGGCACCGACGGAGCGGCGTGCGCTGCGGCGGGGGTGACGGGCGGCTGCCCGTAGTCGAACGAGCGGTCCTCGTCGGGCGCGAGCCCGGGGATCACGAACGAGGGGCCGATCGGAGCCTGGGGGTCCGGCGACTGCAGGCCCGTGGGCTGCGGATCGGTCGAGTCGCCGACGAGCTCCGCACCCCGGCGGAAGCCGGAGAACAGGCCTGCCCGCGCGGCGGGCGACGCCGGGGCCGACGCGGCGGGGGCGGAGGGCGCCTCCTGCTCGCCCTGCTGCCAGGCCGAGGTCGAGGCGCGGGTACGGCTCGGCAGCCCGTTGCCCAGCGGGGCGTGGACGGCCGGGGACCACTCGCTGGTGTCGGACGCGAGCTCGGGCGAGAGCGTCGGCTCGGGTGCGACCGGAAGGACGATGTTGTCCTCGTCGAAGGTCTTGCGCGACCGCGTCGGCAGGCCGGTGCTCGCGGCGGCCGGTGCGATCTCGTTCTCACCGGTCGCGTCGTCCCGGCCGCGGCGACGCGGCAGGCCGAGCGAGGTCGTGCCCGCGGTGAGGGCGGCCAGGTCGACGGGCTCCGCGGTGGGGGCCTCCTCGACCGGGAGGGGCATCGGGGCGCTCGGCGCGGCCGGGCCGGTGCCGTACATCGGCGCCTCGGTGAGCGAGAACAGCGTCGACGGGAACCGGACGAGCGTCTCGGTACCCGTTCCGCGGCTGCTCTTGCGCAGCTGCACCTCGGCGCCGAGGCGTCCGGCGATGCGCCCGACCACGAACAGGCCCAGGCGCTGGGCACCCAGGGCGTCCGACGCCGACGTGGACGCGATCTTGATGTTCGCGGCCTCGAACTCGGCGTCGGTCATGCCGAGACCGTGGTCGAGGATGCGCACGACGACCTTGTCGCCGGAGATGCCCGTGGTGACGACGACCGGGGTCTCCGGCTCGGAGAAGATCGTCGCGTTCTCGAGCAGCTCGGCGAGCAGGTGGGCGGCGCCCAGGGCGTTGAAGCCGAGCATGTGCGGGTCGACCTGGAGGTCGAGCTCGACCCGGTCGTACTGCTCGATCTCCGACGAGGCGGTACGGATGACGTCGGAGAGCGGCATGGCGTCGCGCAGGCGGCGTCCGGAGTCGATTCCTGCGAGGACGAGGAGCGACTCGGCGTTCCTGCGCATCCGGGTGGCGAGGTGGTCGAGGCGGAACAGGTTGGCCAGCGTGCTCGGGTCTTCCTCGGCTCGCTCGAGGGAGTCGATGAAGGACAGCTGCCGGTTCAGCAGGACCTGGTCGCGACGGGCGACGTTGACGAACATCTCGGCGATGGAGCCACGCAGGGCGGCCTGCTCCTGGGCGACCTGCACGGTCGTGGAGTTCACCGCGTTGAACGCGGCGGCCAGACGGCCGACCTCGTCGGAGGACTCGACCGGGATGAGCGGGAGCTCGATGTCGGGGCCCTCACCGGGGGTGGCCACCTGCTCGACCAGTCGCGGCAGCTCCTCGCGGACCTCGCCGGCGGCGGCCGTCAGTCGACGCAGCGGGACGACGATGCCTCGGGAGACCACGAAGGCGAAGATCAGCGACAGGATGGCGGCGGTACCGGCGATCGCGGAGTTGATCCACGCGCCACGCTCGGCGGTGTCGGCGTTGGCCTGGCCGAGGGCGACACCGGCGGCGAGGACGTCGTCGGTGACGGCGCTCAGTGCGGTCAGCTGCGTCTGGATCTCGGAGTACCAGATCTGCGGGTCGACCTCGGCCACGGCGGCAGGGTTGCCCTGCTGGAGCAGTCCGCGCATGTGCGTGAACGACGAGGTCGGGAACTGCGTCGGGAAGTCGATGCTCTCGTCACCGAGCGACTCGACGGCCTGGCGAGCGGCAGAACGGCTCAGCTCGGTGGTGGTCGACTGGTCGGCGAACGCGGAGATCGTCGCAGGCGAGCCGGCCTTCGTCGACCAGATGCGGTTACCGCCGATGAGCTCGAGCACGAGGCTGTTGCTGGTCTGGGCGAGCTCGTTGTAGGCACCGACGAACCGGGCGAGGTCACGGTCGCTCAGGTTCTCGGCCACGAGCTGCACGAGGTACAGCTGGGCGTCGATGATCTGGCTGTAGCCGTTCTCGATACTCGCGGTCTGCGAGTTGATGTCGACGGCACGCCGGGTGTTGGGAAGGACGGTCTCGAACTGCTGCTGCGTGACGAGGAACTGGTCGACGACGACCTTGGGGTAGGCCGACAGGTCGAGCTCGCCGGTGACCGAGCGTGTGCGCGCAAGGGCGGCGTCGGTGTCGGCGCGGGCCTTCGCGATGGCGTCCTCGCCGTTCGCGGTGAGGGAGAACGTGCGCTCGGACTGGATCGCGGTGGCCAACGGCATGAAGGATCGCAGCGCGGCCACGGCGTCCACGGACGACTGGGCGGTCCTCGCGTCGGTGAGCGCGAGGTTCGTGATGAACACTCCCAGTCCGAGCAGGACGATCATGGGCACGGCGAGGACAGCCAGAACCTTGGCGCGAATGCCAAGCCGTCGCAGCATGTCGATCCCTTCCTTCGGCCAGCGCGGGGGCCCCGCGGCCGGCCAGCGCCGCGGTCCCGCCCCCATTGGGTGCCGTGAGGCGCCCCGTTCGGACGTCATCGGCTCCTGGGCGGTGGAGCATTAGCCCGCGGCAGAGTTTGCCATGGACCTCACCCGCTCCGATACGGGCGTCCAGGACCTAATGTCGAGGTCATGCGTGCTGTGGTCGTCTCGGAGCCCGGTGATCCTGATGTCCTGACCGTCGCCGAGGTGCCGGAGCCGGTGCCCGGTCCGGGCGAGCTGCTCGTCGCCGTGGGGGCTGCCGGGGTCAATCGCGCCGACCTGCTGCAACGTGCGGGTCACTACGCGCCGCCTGCCGGGGCACCTGCGTGGCCGGGGCTCGAGGTGGCAGGCGAGGTGCTCGCCGTCGGCCCTGGCACGACCGCCGCGGAGCCGTCTGCCGGTTCCCCGTGGCAGGTGGGTGATCGGGTCGCCGCGCTGCTGCCCGGCGGCGGGTACGCCGAGCGCGTCGTCGTCCCGGTGGAGCTGGCCCTCCGGGTCCCGGACGGGTTGTCGACCCTCGAGGCCGCGTCACTGCCGGAGGCGCTGGCCACCGTGCTGTCGAACCTGCGGGTGGCGCACGCGGTCGCCGGCGAGACCGTGCTGGTCCGCGGGGGTTCGGGCGGGGTCGGCTCGGTGGCGGTCCCGCTCGCGCGTGCCCTGGGCCTGCGGGTGCTGGCGACGGCGGGCGGCCCGGACCGGGTGGAGCGCGTGCGAGCCCTGGGTGCGCACGCGGTCCTGGACCACCGCTCGGACGACCTCGTCGCCCGGGTGCTGGCCGAGACGGACGGCCGGGGGGTGGACGTCGTGCTCGACGTGCTGGGTGCCGGCGCCCTGGCCGACAACCT
Coding sequences within:
- a CDS encoding NAD(P)H-quinone oxidoreductase, which translates into the protein MRAVVVSEPGDPDVLTVAEVPEPVPGPGELLVAVGAAGVNRADLLQRAGHYAPPAGAPAWPGLEVAGEVLAVGPGTTAAEPSAGSPWQVGDRVAALLPGGGYAERVVVPVELALRVPDGLSTLEAASLPEALATVLSNLRVAHAVAGETVLVRGGSGGVGSVAVPLARALGLRVLATAGGPDRVERVRALGAHAVLDHRSDDLVARVLAETDGRGVDVVLDVLGAGALADNLAMLADDGRLVVIGLQRGRRAELDLGLLMAKRATVVGTMLRSRPAAQKAAIMADVRAHAWPLVAEGTVRPVVHATYSFAEAASAHRELESGAVLGKVLLVP
- a CDS encoding DUF742 domain-containing protein — protein: MSEHIEYEARTVRPYAVTGGRVRSSRSDLPLEALVEMMPGAVASQGLPPEKRAILHHAASNYISVAELSALLHLPLGVVRILVSDLAEQQFVRVHTSQPVEVNTGESPALSLSVLESVLNGISAL
- a CDS encoding GTP-binding protein; this encodes MAFPPSDAAVAAPAGTAGSVAPTVVKIVVAGGFAVGKTTFIGSISDIEPLNTEAAMTEHSLGVDDAGGVSDRKTTTTVAMDFGRIALPGSLWLYLFGTPGQDRFLFMWDDLVRGAIGAVVLVDTDRLDQCFPAVDYFESRGIPFVVGVNCFDGVAKHQLEDVREALAIPPHVPVLYTDARSRAATKQALIALVQLAMERLRGR
- a CDS encoding DUF2252 domain-containing protein yields the protein MTTEARWSRADRAGTGRALRAAHPRTALGELAVAGPDRDPVAQLEDQATSRVPELVPIRYGRMAAGAFPFLRGSAVVMASDLAASPNSGLRVQLCGDAHLSNFGLFASPERRLLFDLNDFDETAPGPFEWDVQRLVASVEVAARANGFDEKDRRRTLLACAGAYREAMRRFAAMSEIDVWYARLDVEEASAATGIRRYGRRTVEKARRRDHASSLERLTEVVGGRRRFVSDPPWVRTVEDLAGEAGRADLARDMDDLLSSYAQTLQSDRQRLIRRYRLVDMARKVVGVGSVGTRAWILLVVADEGDDALVLQAKEAQASVLEEHTGSVAGPHGRRVVEGQRLMQAASDIFLGWETVHGLDGVQRDFYVRQLRDWKGSAEVEQLDPTTMARYVRLCAWTLARAHARSGDRIAIAAYLGGSRRADEAFADFGAAYAERTAEDHARLLAAIDTGRLVAAAED
- a CDS encoding roadblock/LC7 domain-containing protein, with the translated sequence MTALSTEAANFGWLLDNFVRTVPGTRHTLVVSADGLLMAMSEQLDRTSGDQLAAIVSGISSLTRGAARQLRAGEVRQAIVEMDNLFLFLMSVSNGSVLAVVAESSCDVGLIGYEMAMLVSRTEATLTPQLISEMRGQLPVDGATRAPVA
- a CDS encoding HAMP domain-containing sensor histidine kinase yields the protein MLRRLGIRAKVLAVLAVPMIVLLGLGVFITNLALTDARTAQSSVDAVAALRSFMPLATAIQSERTFSLTANGEDAIAKARADTDAALARTRSVTGELDLSAYPKVVVDQFLVTQQQFETVLPNTRRAVDINSQTASIENGYSQIIDAQLYLVQLVAENLSDRDLARFVGAYNELAQTSNSLVLELIGGNRIWSTKAGSPATISAFADQSTTTELSRSAARQAVESLGDESIDFPTQFPTSSFTHMRGLLQQGNPAAVAEVDPQIWYSEIQTQLTALSAVTDDVLAAGVALGQANADTAERGAWINSAIAGTAAILSLIFAFVVSRGIVVPLRRLTAAAGEVREELPRLVEQVATPGEGPDIELPLIPVESSDEVGRLAAAFNAVNSTTVQVAQEQAALRGSIAEMFVNVARRDQVLLNRQLSFIDSLERAEEDPSTLANLFRLDHLATRMRRNAESLLVLAGIDSGRRLRDAMPLSDVIRTASSEIEQYDRVELDLQVDPHMLGFNALGAAHLLAELLENATIFSEPETPVVVTTGISGDKVVVRILDHGLGMTDAEFEAANIKIASTSASDALGAQRLGLFVVGRIAGRLGAEVQLRKSSRGTGTETLVRFPSTLFSLTEAPMYGTGPAAPSAPMPLPVEEAPTAEPVDLAALTAGTTSLGLPRRRGRDDATGENEIAPAAASTGLPTRSRKTFDEDNIVLPVAPEPTLSPELASDTSEWSPAVHAPLGNGLPSRTRASTSAWQQGEQEAPSAPAASAPASPAARAGLFSGFRRGAELVGDSTDPQPTGLQSPDPQAPIGPSFVIPGLAPDEDRSFDYGQPPVTPAAAHAAPSVPFTVPALESDEQWAPTTPEPAAWGAPVEEQPSAAWGAPVEEQPSAAWGAPVEEQPSAAWGAPVEEQPSAAWGAPVEEQAAPWAEPVAEEPAAPSFTSYSGFAGWTAPVAAAPAAPAAYDAYEPYTSDGFESTLDESRAWHTGAIPVVPEASPAAPEAQAQPEPTHQPEPTYQAETAYQAEPTYQAEPAYQPEPTYQPEPTYQPEPAAAAAPAWETPTWQPPTWEAPSWSTPAAAPVAPPQPQQVQPEPVAQATPSWDAQAPIWAPVQGSAAPPAPAWPTLAAEAHPYADTESPTQMFSPVEAREAVSPDPSPFATRPAPAPQVMAPPSTPAPLPTRPAPAPLPEPVAPGWAQAAPTTAYGEQGQYDDDDRPRRLFGLFTRRKSDSTPTPAVPATPVQGAAAPAVRTSAWTNDAPAKAPAPDAGWGRQAGGWGSPQAAPAAQPSQPAPAPAPAAAGWSSPEWGQRPAQPAPQPVGQAAPQPSTAPRIGTLDDEVAAMLALRSDIQEQALSELSQLSAYRPAAMGSAAERLTRRVPVAVPASTVAVDENKPVQRDADELRSRLSSFQSGTSRGRREAVPGTPNGHDGHSDGPQTSATPNTSSPTW
- a CDS encoding type II toxin-antitoxin system VapC family toxin, translated to MPGRAPFVAMAVGRAWTRVPAVTDEASEVVPRPRTSPEHGVRAGAPAVAIDPEPDDLPESEGARVYADGSALSRYLEGAPCRAEWLAWAARHESELVTTPLALTELRAIAGPRGLDARGVANDVADRLEVMRISDQVLRHAAKVSGVVSAFHALHVGAAVAHPEVHAVATYDMLLAQVCVLFGLDVVSPGWPDRWWERE